In a genomic window of Alphaproteobacteria bacterium:
- a CDS encoding cysteine--tRNA ligase yields MSDLKLHNTLTKSKESFVALDPAHVRMYVCGPTVYDRAHIGNARPVIVFDVLARLLRRLYPRVTYVRNITDVDDKINAKAKASGRPIAEITAETTKLFHEDMALLGALPPDIEPRATAHIAQMIAMIGRLIDEGHAYEAEGHVLFHVASMEDYGKLSGRSRDEMIAGARVEVAPYKKDAADFVLWKPSTDDLPGWDSPWGRGRPGWHIECSAMSREYLGETFDIHGGGQDLIFPHHENEIAQSECCNHAPFARFWLHNGFLKVGGEKMSKSIGNILSVHQLLDEAPGEAIRFAVLSAHYRQPLDWTDEGLKAAKSALDRLYRALEAAPNAKAAATVPENVLAALMDDLNTPLAISHLHELASALNKATDQSEKDRWAGDLLAAGALMGLLQTDPTGWLQGAGKEGVSEIEALIEQRIAAKKARDFALADRIRDELKAQGILLEDGPGGTSWRKL; encoded by the coding sequence ATGAGCGACTTGAAACTGCACAACACATTGACGAAATCCAAAGAGAGCTTTGTCGCGCTCGATCCGGCCCATGTGCGGATGTATGTCTGCGGCCCCACCGTCTATGACCGCGCCCATATCGGCAATGCGCGCCCCGTCATCGTGTTCGACGTGCTGGCGCGCCTGCTGCGCAGGCTTTATCCGCGCGTGACTTACGTGCGCAACATCACCGACGTCGACGACAAGATCAACGCCAAGGCCAAGGCGTCAGGCCGTCCCATCGCCGAGATCACGGCCGAAACCACGAAGCTGTTCCATGAAGACATGGCGCTGCTGGGCGCATTGCCGCCCGACATCGAACCGCGCGCCACCGCCCATATCGCCCAGATGATCGCCATGATCGGGCGCCTGATTGACGAAGGCCACGCCTATGAAGCCGAGGGCCATGTGCTGTTTCACGTCGCCAGCATGGAAGATTACGGCAAATTGTCGGGGCGCTCGCGCGATGAAATGATCGCGGGTGCCAGGGTGGAAGTGGCGCCCTACAAGAAGGACGCGGCGGATTTCGTGCTGTGGAAGCCCAGCACGGATGATCTGCCGGGTTGGGACTCGCCCTGGGGGCGAGGCCGCCCCGGCTGGCATATCGAATGTTCGGCCATGAGCCGCGAATATCTGGGCGAGACGTTCGACATCCATGGCGGCGGGCAGGATTTGATCTTTCCGCACCATGAAAACGAAATCGCGCAAAGCGAATGCTGCAACCACGCGCCCTTTGCCCGCTTCTGGCTGCATAACGGCTTCTTGAAGGTCGGCGGCGAGAAAATGAGCAAGTCGATCGGCAATATCTTGTCGGTGCATCAACTGCTGGACGAAGCGCCCGGCGAGGCGATCCGCTTTGCCGTTCTGTCGGCCCATTACCGCCAGCCGCTTGATTGGACCGACGAAGGGTTGAAAGCCGCCAAATCGGCCTTGGATCGTTTGTACCGCGCCCTTGAAGCCGCGCCGAACGCCAAGGCGGCGGCTACCGTGCCCGAGAATGTCTTGGCGGCGCTGATGGACGATCTGAACACGCCGCTTGCCATCAGCCATCTGCATGAATTGGCCAGCGCGCTCAACAAGGCAACCGATCAAAGCGAGAAAGACCGCTGGGCGGGTGATCTGTTGGCGGCGGGCGCTCTGATGGGACTGTTGCAGACCGATCCGACAGGTTGGTTGCAAGGGGCCGGGAAGGAAGGGGTCAGCGAGATCGAGGCTCTGATCGAGCAGCGCATCGCCGCCAAGAAGGCCAGGGACTTCGCTTTGGCGGATCGCATCCGCGACGAGTTGAAGGCGCAAGGCATCTTGCTCGAGGATGGCCCCGGCGGCACAAGCTGGCGTAAGTTATAA
- a CDS encoding hemerythrin family protein, translating to MNHMAQVTVMSRLVFTPEMATGIRAIDNDNRMLFDIANALADDVAAGHAQDKLGSTLEALTRYVEEHFRREEKMMADCAYADLTAHMRGHQNLSRSVYEINQLFRTHPDQVPWDQVGAFVTNWLKDHILKTDMAYVPCIRNFDGTKKCGGQAAIQPITMHVVPSRADLLFRCSNLLMEDGEAAKRLEEAVAAIEAAQPPPG from the coding sequence ATGAACCATATGGCGCAAGTGACCGTGATGTCCCGCTTGGTTTTTACGCCCGAGATGGCCACGGGCATTCGTGCGATCGACAACGACAACCGCATGCTGTTCGACATTGCGAACGCATTGGCCGACGATGTGGCGGCAGGACACGCGCAAGACAAGCTAGGTTCCACGCTTGAAGCCCTGACCCGCTATGTCGAGGAACATTTCCGCCGCGAAGAAAAAATGATGGCCGACTGCGCTTACGCCGACCTGACGGCGCATATGCGCGGCCATCAAAATCTGTCGCGCTCGGTTTATGAAATCAACCAGCTCTTTCGCACGCATCCCGATCAGGTGCCCTGGGACCAGGTTGGCGCCTTCGTCACAAACTGGCTGAAGGACCATATCCTAAAGACCGACATGGCCTATGTGCCCTGCATCCGCAATTTCGACGGCACGAAGAAATGCGGGGGTCAGGCCGCCATCCAGCCCATTACCATGCATGTGGTTCCCAGCCGGGCAGACCTGCTGTTCCGCTGTTCAAATCTGCTGATGGAAGACGGCGAAGCGGCCAAGCGGCTGGAAGAAGCGGTGGCCGCCATCGAGGCCGCACAACCCCCACCCGGTTGA
- the dprA gene encoding DNA-protecting protein DprA, whose translation MNKTSRPLEPAERLDWLRLSRSERVGPVTFHRLIERFGTASAALAALPDLAKRGGKQSGFKVCAKSEAEKELAAASRLGAQVVAWCEPAYPAWLKATEDAPPLICVLGNLHLLQKPMVGIVGARNASINGRRFAKRLAESLGAAGIVVASGMARGIDGAAHEGALANGTVAVLAGGVDNIYPPEHADLYRRIVDAGAVMSEMPPGTVPQASHFPRRNRIVSGLSLGLVVVEAAAKSGSLITARLAAEQGREVFAVPGHPDDPRAHGPNRLIKDGACLVSDPQDVLSVVTALLRRPLSEPAQKDLFDPPTASLMAGELDRAREEILAILGLSPVSVDEILRECHLSPPVVATVLLELELAGRLERHPGNRVARLADA comes from the coding sequence ATGAACAAGACGTCACGCCCCCTTGAGCCTGCCGAACGCCTTGACTGGTTGCGCCTGAGCCGCTCCGAGCGGGTGGGGCCGGTCACGTTTCACCGATTGATCGAACGTTTCGGCACGGCATCTGCCGCCCTGGCCGCCCTGCCGGATTTGGCCAAGCGCGGCGGCAAGCAAAGCGGCTTTAAGGTCTGCGCGAAGTCGGAGGCCGAAAAGGAACTGGCGGCGGCAAGCCGATTGGGCGCGCAAGTCGTCGCTTGGTGCGAGCCTGCCTATCCGGCTTGGCTGAAAGCCACGGAAGATGCGCCGCCGCTTATTTGCGTGCTGGGCAACCTGCATCTTTTGCAAAAGCCGATGGTGGGAATCGTCGGCGCCAGGAACGCCTCGATCAATGGGCGGCGTTTCGCCAAAAGGCTGGCCGAAAGTCTGGGGGCGGCGGGCATCGTGGTGGCTTCGGGCATGGCGCGCGGCATTGATGGTGCTGCCCATGAGGGCGCTTTGGCCAACGGCACCGTGGCGGTGCTGGCGGGCGGGGTGGACAATATTTATCCCCCCGAACATGCCGATCTCTATCGGCGCATCGTTGATGCTGGAGCCGTGATGAGCGAAATGCCGCCCGGAACCGTGCCCCAAGCCAGCCATTTTCCCAGACGCAACCGCATCGTATCGGGCTTGTCGCTGGGCTTGGTGGTGGTCGAGGCCGCCGCCAAGTCAGGATCCCTGATCACCGCCCGTCTGGCTGCCGAACAGGGCCGCGAGGTTTTTGCGGTGCCCGGCCATCCCGACGATCCCAGGGCGCATGGCCCCAACCGGCTGATCAAGGACGGGGCCTGTCTGGTCAGCGACCCCCAGGACGTACTGAGCGTGGTAACCGCCCTTTTGCGACGCCCGCTCTCGGAACCGGCGCAAAAAGACCTGTTTGACCCACCGACGGCCAGCCTGATGGCTGGCGAGCTGGACCGGGCGCGGGAAGAAATCCTTGCGATTCTAGGGCTTTCGCCGGTTTCAGTTGACGAAATCCTTCGCGAGTGCCATTTGTCGCCCCCCGTGGTGGCCACTGTTCTGCTGGAATTGGAACTGGCAGGCAGGCTGGAACGCCACCCCGGTAACCGCGTCGCCCGGCTGGCGGACGCATAA
- the topA gene encoding type I DNA topoisomerase, translating to MRVVVVESPAKAKTINKYLGKDYVVLASFGHVRDLPAKDGSVEPDNDFHMHWETDARGKKALSEISKALKGAEKLILATDPDREGEAISWHVQDELGKKLKGIAVERVVFNEITKTAILNAMKHPRAIDQELVDAYMARRALDYLVGFTLSPVLWRKLPGSRSAGRVQSVALRLVCERESEIERFKPREYWTIEADLTTKGGAQVTATLNQLNGKKLDKFDLSNQADAMAAKKAVEAGPLDVWRVEKKRVKRHPFAPFTTSTLQQEASRKLGFSAKQTMQLAQRLYEGVDIGGETVGLITYMRTDGVTMAEEAIGACRSLITRNFGGDYLPAAPRIYKTKAKNAQEAHEAIRPTDIFRKPEDVGRYLDREQLRLYELIWKRTLASQMESAEMDQVSADFADGGRKTVLRATGSTIAFDGFLKLYREDRDDPEEDEGEGKRLPPLNEGEAVSLKETRPIQHFTEPLPRYTEASLVKKLEELGIGRPSTYASILSVLQERNYVVLDGKRFIPEDRGRLVTAFLESFFSRYVEYSFTADLEEKLDDVSGGRMAWRKVLADFWNAFSASVGETKELRVSDVLNALDESLGPHFFPPRADGTDSRICSSCGTGRLSLKLGKFGAFIGCSNYPECKVTKPLAVANGEAGADGGEQEGPKILGKSAAGYDVTLRQGPYGPYVQEGDADTLPPVVKETKKGGRKESPAKPKRVSLPKGLEPAAVDLAKALQLLTLPREVGVHPETKTKILAGIGRFGPYLKYGETFKSIPAGDDVLTIGLNRAVVLLAEPKRGRGGQAAKAEGRTLGNHPEDGKPVVAHNGRYGPYVAHNGVNATLPKDIALEAVTLEQAIPLLAARKGKAPAKKPFKRAAKKG from the coding sequence ATGCGCGTCGTCGTCGTCGAATCACCCGCCAAGGCCAAAACGATCAACAAATATCTGGGCAAGGACTATGTCGTGCTGGCCAGCTTCGGCCATGTGCGCGACCTGCCCGCCAAGGACGGCTCGGTCGAGCCGGACAATGATTTCCACATGCATTGGGAAACCGACGCGCGGGGGAAAAAGGCCTTAAGCGAGATATCGAAGGCCCTGAAGGGTGCCGAAAAACTGATCCTGGCCACCGACCCTGATCGCGAGGGCGAGGCCATTTCCTGGCATGTGCAAGACGAGTTGGGCAAGAAGCTGAAGGGCATCGCGGTCGAGCGCGTCGTCTTCAACGAAATCACCAAGACCGCCATCTTGAATGCGATGAAGCATCCGCGCGCCATCGATCAGGAACTGGTCGACGCCTATATGGCCAGACGCGCGCTGGATTATCTGGTGGGCTTTACCTTGTCGCCCGTGCTGTGGCGCAAGCTGCCCGGCTCGCGTTCGGCGGGGCGCGTGCAGTCGGTGGCGCTGCGTCTGGTTTGCGAGCGCGAGTCGGAAATCGAACGGTTCAAGCCCCGCGAATATTGGACGATCGAAGCCGACCTGACCACCAAGGGCGGCGCCCAGGTGACCGCAACGCTCAATCAATTGAACGGCAAGAAGCTGGACAAGTTCGATCTGTCCAACCAGGCCGACGCCATGGCCGCCAAGAAGGCGGTGGAAGCCGGTCCGCTCGATGTCTGGCGGGTCGAAAAGAAGCGGGTCAAGCGCCATCCCTTCGCGCCCTTCACCACGTCAACGCTTCAGCAGGAAGCCTCGCGCAAGCTGGGCTTCTCGGCCAAACAGACCATGCAACTGGCCCAGCGCTTGTATGAAGGTGTGGATATCGGCGGCGAAACGGTGGGTTTGATCACCTATATGCGAACCGACGGCGTGACCATGGCCGAAGAGGCCATCGGCGCTTGCCGCTCGCTGATCACGCGCAATTTCGGCGGCGATTATCTGCCCGCCGCGCCCCGCATCTACAAGACCAAGGCCAAGAACGCGCAAGAAGCGCATGAAGCCATTCGCCCCACCGACATTTTCAGAAAGCCCGAAGATGTGGGCCGCTATCTGGACCGCGAACAACTGCGCCTGTACGAACTGATCTGGAAGCGCACGCTGGCGTCGCAGATGGAAAGCGCCGAGATGGACCAAGTGTCGGCCGATTTCGCCGATGGCGGCAGAAAGACCGTGCTGCGCGCCACCGGCTCGACCATCGCCTTCGACGGCTTCTTGAAGCTGTACCGCGAAGACCGCGACGATCCCGAAGAGGACGAGGGTGAGGGCAAGCGGCTGCCGCCCTTGAACGAGGGCGAAGCGGTTTCGCTCAAGGAAACGCGGCCCATCCAGCATTTCACCGAACCCCTGCCCCGCTACACCGAAGCCAGCTTGGTCAAGAAGCTGGAAGAGCTGGGCATCGGCAGGCCCTCGACCTACGCCTCGATCCTGTCCGTGCTGCAGGAACGCAATTACGTGGTGCTGGACGGCAAGCGCTTCATCCCCGAAGACCGTGGCCGTCTGGTCACCGCCTTCCTGGAAAGTTTCTTCTCGCGCTATGTCGAATACAGCTTCACCGCCGATCTGGAAGAGAAGCTCGACGATGTGTCGGGCGGACGCATGGCTTGGCGCAAGGTGCTTGCCGATTTCTGGAACGCCTTCTCGGCTTCGGTGGGCGAGACCAAGGAATTGCGCGTCTCCGACGTTCTGAACGCGCTTGACGAATCCTTGGGGCCGCACTTTTTCCCGCCTAGGGCCGATGGCACGGATTCGCGCATTTGCTCAAGCTGCGGCACGGGCCGCCTAAGCCTCAAGCTGGGCAAGTTCGGCGCCTTCATCGGCTGTTCGAACTATCCCGAATGCAAGGTCACCAAGCCGCTGGCGGTGGCCAATGGCGAAGCCGGGGCCGATGGCGGCGAACAGGAAGGGCCGAAAATTCTGGGCAAGTCGGCGGCTGGCTATGACGTCACGCTGCGCCAAGGCCCCTATGGCCCCTATGTGCAGGAAGGCGATGCCGACACGCTGCCCCCGGTGGTCAAGGAGACCAAGAAGGGCGGGCGCAAGGAAAGCCCGGCCAAGCCCAAGCGCGTCTCGCTGCCCAAGGGGCTTGAGCCTGCGGCGGTCGATCTGGCCAAGGCGCTGCAACTGCTGACCTTGCCGCGCGAAGTTGGCGTGCATCCCGAGACCAAGACCAAAATTCTGGCAGGCATCGGACGCTTTGGCCCCTATCTTAAATATGGCGAGACGTTCAAATCGATTCCGGCGGGCGACGATGTGCTGACCATCGGCCTGAACCGCGCCGTCGTGCTGCTGGCCGAGCCGAAGCGCGGACGCGGCGGCCAGGCCGCCAAGGCCGAAGGCCGCACGCTTGGCAATCATCCCGAGGACGGCAAGCCGGTGGTGGCGCATAACGGTCGCTATGGCCCCTATGTGGCGCATAACGGCGTCAACGCTACGCTCCCCAAGGACATCGCGCTGGAAGCCGTGACGTTGGAACAGGCCATTCCCCTGCTGGCGGCGCGTAAGGGCAAGGCTCCGGCCAAGAAGCCCTTCAAGCGGGCCGCCAAGAAAGGCTAG
- a CDS encoding DUF4405 domain-containing protein produces the protein MRQAINSRGLISFLVFGGFLVMTLTGLVLYVVPPGRVANWIDWALFGLSKEQWADIHITFSLLFVIAGIVHLFFNWKPFLHYLGTRLLGHFQMRWEGVATLAILILMVAGTLAPWPPFTQILAFNEVLRNSWSTGADAEPPFGHAEEVTLQSLADKMRFDAQEALDALRDAGLHAEGKSSSVRQIANANKRSPSEIYAIIAAKARKGGQAGGPTDMTAQDIDAKFAGTGMGRKTVAQAAADAGVPANLAINRLTAAGFQALPDERLKDIAARHEGKEAMDLFKIMVAAKP, from the coding sequence TTGCGACAGGCGATCAATAGCCGGGGTCTTATTTCCTTTCTTGTTTTCGGCGGTTTTCTGGTCATGACTCTGACCGGGCTGGTGCTGTATGTCGTGCCGCCCGGCCGTGTCGCCAACTGGATCGACTGGGCGCTGTTTGGCCTAAGCAAGGAACAGTGGGCCGATATCCACATCACCTTCAGCCTGCTGTTCGTCATCGCCGGAATCGTGCATCTGTTCTTCAACTGGAAACCCTTCCTCCATTATCTTGGAACGCGCCTGTTGGGCCATTTCCAGATGCGCTGGGAAGGCGTCGCCACGCTGGCCATTTTGATCTTGATGGTGGCGGGTACGCTCGCCCCCTGGCCTCCCTTCACGCAAATTCTCGCTTTCAACGAAGTGCTGCGCAATAGCTGGTCCACGGGCGCCGACGCCGAGCCGCCCTTCGGCCATGCCGAAGAAGTGACGTTGCAATCCCTGGCTGATAAAATGCGCTTCGACGCGCAAGAGGCGCTCGACGCCTTGCGGGATGCTGGTCTCCATGCAGAAGGCAAATCCAGTTCAGTCCGCCAAATCGCCAATGCGAACAAGCGCTCGCCATCGGAAATTTACGCCATCATCGCAGCCAAGGCCAGAAAGGGCGGACAGGCCGGTGGGCCGACGGACATGACGGCGCAGGACATCGACGCCAAGTTCGCGGGCACCGGCATGGGACGCAAGACGGTGGCGCAGGCCGCAGCCGATGCTGGCGTTCCCGCCAATCTGGCCATAAACCGATTGACCGCCGCCGGTTTTCAGGCGCTGCCAGACGAGCGGCTAAAGGACATCGCGGCCCGGCATGAGGGGAAGGAAGCCATGGATTTGTTCAAAATCATGGTTGCCGCCAAGCCGTAA
- the rnr gene encoding ribonuclease R, protein MTHRPKHPAPFPTKQQLLEFIRETPGEVGKREIARAFRIGPADKQALKALMREMVDDGVLERGRKRRVARPGALSDTAIVEVTGTDTDGELIAKPIAWEQEGRPPRILLAPERRGQGGAIGVGDRVLAKLRRINDHLYEARPIRRLAAEPSRVLGVFEPGVGGDGRLLSVEKRDRAEYMIGREDAVGLQKGELVLAELLPGRHYGMRLVKPVERLGDMKQPRAVSLIAIHARGIPAVFPESTLKQAEDCKATPLGEREDLRQIPLVTIDGEDARDFDDAVFAEPDTDPKNPGGWRLLVAIADVAWYVRTGDALDSEARKRGNSVYFPDRVVPMLPEALSNGWCSLKPDEDRGTMAVRITIDADGNILRHAFTRGLMRSAARLTYEQVEAAHKGNPGDAIKPLMARSIEPLFAAFACLMKARERRGVLDLNVTERKVLLDQEGQVTGIVPRQQLDSHRLIEEFMIAANVAAAETLEKMHLPCMYRVHAEPAQDKLESLREFLSSMSLNLAKGQHLTPAHFNQILAKVKGTPNEELVNQVVLRSQAQAIYAPENVGHFGLNLRRYAHFTSPIRRYADLLVHRALIKGLKAGGGALQPDEMENFAATAEHISGTERRAAAAERDAIDRYTALFLSDRVGALFEGRIGGVTRFGLFVTLADTGADGLVMASSLPGDYYVHDERSHSLIGRRTRKTYRLGDPVTVRLMEAVPVTGGLRFEIVKHSGPKR, encoded by the coding sequence ATGACCCATCGTCCCAAACATCCAGCACCCTTTCCCACCAAGCAACAGTTGCTTGAGTTCATCCGCGAGACTCCCGGCGAGGTGGGCAAGCGCGAGATCGCGCGCGCCTTTCGCATTGGTCCCGCCGACAAACAGGCCCTGAAAGCCTTGATGCGCGAGATGGTTGATGACGGCGTGCTGGAGCGAGGCAGGAAGCGGCGCGTGGCGCGTCCCGGAGCGCTGTCCGACACCGCCATCGTCGAGGTGACCGGCACCGACACCGACGGCGAGCTGATCGCCAAGCCCATCGCCTGGGAACAGGAGGGCAGGCCGCCCCGCATTTTGCTGGCTCCTGAACGGCGCGGCCAAGGCGGGGCCATCGGGGTTGGCGACCGCGTGCTGGCCAAGCTGCGCCGCATCAACGACCATCTTTACGAAGCCAGGCCAATCCGTCGTCTGGCCGCCGAACCGTCGCGCGTGCTGGGCGTTTTCGAGCCGGGCGTCGGCGGCGACGGTCGCTTGCTGTCGGTCGAGAAGCGCGACCGCGCCGAATACATGATCGGGCGCGAAGATGCCGTGGGCTTGCAAAAGGGCGAACTGGTGCTTGCCGAACTGTTGCCGGGTCGCCATTACGGCATGCGCCTCGTCAAGCCGGTGGAACGGTTGGGCGATATGAAGCAGCCTCGGGCGGTCAGCCTGATAGCCATCCATGCCAGGGGCATTCCGGCGGTCTTTCCCGAATCCACGCTAAAGCAGGCTGAGGATTGCAAGGCGACGCCGCTGGGCGAGCGCGAAGACTTGCGCCAAATTCCGCTGGTCACCATCGATGGGGAAGACGCCCGCGATTTCGACGATGCGGTGTTCGCCGAACCCGACACAGATCCGAAGAATCCCGGCGGCTGGCGGCTGCTGGTCGCCATCGCCGACGTGGCTTGGTATGTGCGCACGGGCGATGCGCTGGACAGCGAGGCGCGCAAGCGCGGCAATTCGGTCTATTTTCCTGATCGCGTGGTGCCGATGTTGCCAGAAGCCCTGTCCAACGGCTGGTGTTCGCTGAAGCCAGACGAGGATCGCGGCACGATGGCGGTGCGTATCACCATCGACGCCGACGGCAATATCTTGCGCCATGCCTTCACGCGCGGCCTGATGCGCTCGGCGGCGCGCCTGACCTACGAACAGGTCGAGGCGGCGCATAAAGGAAATCCTGGCGATGCCATCAAGCCCTTGATGGCGCGCTCGATCGAACCCTTGTTCGCCGCCTTCGCCTGTTTGATGAAGGCCAGGGAGCGGCGCGGCGTCCTCGATCTCAACGTCACCGAGCGCAAAGTGTTGCTGGATCAAGAGGGTCAGGTGACGGGCATCGTGCCGCGTCAGCAATTGGACAGTCATCGCCTGATCGAGGAATTCATGATCGCCGCCAACGTCGCGGCGGCGGAAACGCTGGAAAAAATGCATCTGCCCTGCATGTACCGGGTGCATGCCGAACCGGCCCAGGACAAGCTGGAATCCTTGCGCGAATTTCTGTCCTCCATGAGCCTGAACCTAGCCAAGGGCCAGCATCTGACGCCCGCCCACTTCAACCAGATTTTGGCCAAGGTGAAGGGCACGCCCAACGAGGAGCTGGTCAATCAGGTGGTGTTGCGCAGCCAGGCGCAGGCCATCTACGCGCCCGAGAATGTCGGTCATTTCGGACTTAATCTCAGGCGCTACGCGCATTTCACCTCGCCCATTCGCCGCTATGCCGATCTGCTGGTGCACCGCGCCCTCATCAAGGGGCTGAAGGCGGGTGGCGGGGCTTTGCAGCCCGACGAGATGGAAAACTTCGCGGCGACGGCCGAACATATTTCGGGAACCGAGCGGCGCGCCGCTGCCGCCGAGCGCGACGCCATCGACCGCTATACCGCGTTGTTCCTGTCCGACCGCGTCGGCGCTCTGTTCGAAGGGCGCATCGGCGGTGTTACGCGCTTCGGCCTGTTCGTGACATTGGCCGATACCGGGGCGGATGGGCTGGTCATGGCCTCCAGCCTACCCGGCGACTATTACGTTCATGACGAGCGCAGCCATTCCCTGATCGGCAGGCGGACCCGCAAAACCTATCGCTTGGGCGATCCGGTCACCGTGCGTCTGATGGAGGCGGTTCCAGTGACCGGCGGCCTGCGTTTCGAGATCGTCAAACATTCAGGGCCAAAACGTTGA
- a CDS encoding sel1 repeat family protein, whose product MRLLLLICLTIGILNGFSAAAATVAPPSGPKSAQSWYGRAAKAGDALGQYLQAYRLEHGVGVKADSAEAAEWYRRAAQQGLIEAQFKIGVMRAKGRGVSRDYAAARRWFRLCATEGLIEAQYNLGLMTDQGLGEPRNAAEAAEWYRAAAEAGLAAAQRRLGRLYHLGDGVHRDWAQAFFWYEMAARQGDREAKSAKESLAGDMSKRDLEAANEQIANRLRESRVPAFPPPPKDYQ is encoded by the coding sequence ATGCGCCTTCTTCTTCTGATCTGCCTGACCATCGGCATTTTGAACGGTTTCTCCGCGGCGGCGGCGACGGTGGCTCCTCCGTCCGGTCCAAAGTCGGCACAAAGCTGGTATGGCCGCGCCGCCAAGGCGGGCGACGCGCTGGGACAGTATCTGCAAGCCTATCGGCTGGAGCATGGGGTGGGGGTCAAGGCCGACAGCGCCGAGGCCGCCGAATGGTATCGCCGGGCGGCGCAGCAGGGCCTGATCGAAGCTCAGTTCAAGATCGGCGTGATGCGGGCCAAGGGGCGCGGCGTGTCGCGCGATTATGCGGCCGCTAGGCGCTGGTTTCGCCTGTGCGCTACAGAAGGGCTGATTGAGGCGCAATATAATTTGGGCCTGATGACCGACCAGGGATTGGGCGAACCCAGAAACGCTGCCGAAGCGGCGGAATGGTACCGAGCCGCCGCCGAAGCGGGCTTGGCGGCGGCGCAACGCCGCCTGGGCCGCCTGTACCACTTGGGCGACGGCGTGCATCGGGACTGGGCGCAGGCCTTCTTCTGGTATGAGATGGCGGCGCGCCAGGGCGACCGCGAGGCCAAGTCGGCCAAGGAAAGTCTGGCGGGCGACATGAGCAAGCGCGACCTTGAGGCGGCGAACGAACAGATCGCCAACCGTTTAAGGGAATCGCGCGTTCCCGCCTTTCCCCCGCCTCCGAAGGATTACCAATAA